The Camelina sativa cultivar DH55 unplaced genomic scaffold, Cs unpScaffold00682, whole genome shotgun sequence genomic interval ACTAGGGAGAACCCAAGAAAGagcacaagagagaagaaatctcCATCAAATTGGAAGAACACAAGAGTATACTACAATTGTCAAGTCGTGGCTCATCCAATACAAGCAACATGTTCGATTGACCTTGTTCCCGAAGAGCATAAGGCATTCCTTAGTAAGCTAGATTTGGAGTTTGTGCCGCAAAACTATGAGGAAGCTAAGGGAATAAAGGAATGGGATAATGCGGTTGAGGATGAAGTTCAACCTATGACAAGGAACCATACATGGGATGAAGAGGATTTACCAAAAGGCAAGAAGTATGTGAGCTCAAAATGGATGTTTACAATCAAGTACAAAAGTAATGGAGAGATTGAAAAATATAAGGCTAGGTTGGTTGCAAGAGGGTTTACACAAACCTATGGTGATGACTATCAAGAAACTTTTGCCTCGGTAGCTAAGCAACATACGGTTAAAGTGGTTCTCTCGTTGGCTACTAACTTGGATTGGAtggcaaatggatgttaagAATGCGTTTCTACAAGGAGAgctagaagaagaagtctatatgACTCCTCCTCCGAGTTCGGAAGACACGGTAACTCCGGGAAAAGTGTTGAGACTTCGCAAAGCCATATACGGTCTAAAACAATCTCCAAGAGCTTGGTATCACAAATTGAGCTCCACATTGAAGGCTAATGGATTCAAGAAGTCAGAATCCGATCACACCTTGTTTACTCTCCAAAATGATCAAGGCATTGTAGTTGTTttgatctatgttgatgacttgATCATCTCGGGGAGTAACAAGGAAGGTATTAAGACTATCAAAGCTTCTCTTCATAATGCTTTTGACATTAAAGATCTTGGTGTGTTGAAATACTTTTTAGGTATCGAAGTGTGTAGATCACCAGAgggtctctttctctcacaaaggaaaTACACACTCGATCTTCTCAAGCTTACGGGAAAGCTTGGAGCCAAGGTGGTTTCAACACCATTAGAACCAGGATATAAGGTCAATCGAAAGGGGGAGAAGGATGATACACCATACCATTGCCCGGAGCAATATAGAAGACTTGTGGGTAAGTTAATCTATTTGACTTACACTCGGCCTGATATTTCTTTTGCCGTGAATCAGGTAAGCCAACACATGAAGGAGCCTACGGTCTATCATTGTTGTATGGTGGATAGGATTATAAAGTATCTCAAGGGGAGCCCCGgccaaggcatttggatgggaaagaactCTAGCACTAAGAAAGTTGGTTATTGTGATGCGGATTATGGTGGAGATCGCAATGATAGGCACTCCACAATCGCCTTTTGCACCTTCATTGGAGGAAACTTAGTGACTTGGaagtcaaagaagcaaaaggtggtgTCATGTTCAAGTGCGGAAGCGGAATATAGAGCCATGAAGAAGCTTACTAACGAGTTGACATGGTTGAAGGCGCTTCTTAAGGACTTTGGGATTGAGCAAAGGACTCCGATCATGTTTCATTGTGACAATCAAGCGGCTATTTACATCGCCACTAACTCAGTGTTCCATGAGAGGACCAAGCACATTGAGATCGATTGCCACAAGACAcgagagaagattgaagacGGCACAATCCTTCCATGCTACACCAAGAGCTCGGACCAATTGGCCgacatcttcaccaaggcaGCAAGTCCCCAAGTTTGCGAGTTTATCCATGGCAAACTTGGGCTTGTAGACCTCACACATCCTTGAGGTACTTCCCTACTTATGTCAGTAATACTCTTTTTCCCTAGGGTCGGTTTTGTCCCACGTGTTTTTTCCGATCttaggtttttaatgaggttaCTCGCATAAGTGTCAAGTCTATAACAATGATTATTGTAGTATAGACTTGAGGGGGAGTGTTGATCAAGAAGATATTTGATACTACTTAATCAATAAGTATGTGTCAAATATAGTTACTTGTGAGAGAAGTCAAgatgagtgaaaagttagaagaagacgagagaagGAAAGCGCCAACGGTCGTATGACCGTACGGCTTTGTAAAGAGAGAAACACGCGGGTTGTGCGTGTTGTCTTCTAGCGACCTGTACCTTCTCGTCTTATCTCTTAGTGACCGTTATATGAGCTGTAAAAAGGCAAAAGCATATGGTGACTCACATGGCTAAATGAGGATGCGATTTAGACATGTGCATACCTATTTTAGACCTAGTGAAGTCTCTATATAAACCATAGTGCCGCCGAAAAgctttttgtaacttttatctcttatcaatatcaatcttctttctctctaaaCATGTTTCTATCTATTCTTCCCACTTAAATCTTACAAATCTtcaattccaatgcatttgactaattgtaagagttcgggatgaatttggactgtttagacaacacttaaacccgttttattccaaaacaggcttaaaccaagaaaacatgctaaaaccgagagaaaacattgatttgaagcagtaatcagctatgttactctttctaaggtcaaatatgtaacaatccaatgcatttgactaattacaagagttcgagttgaatttcgagtgtttagccaccacttatacccattttgtcccaaaacaggctaaaaccgagaaaacattgattcaaagcagtataCAGCtctgttactatttctagggtcagaatgtatgacattccaatgcatttgactaaatgtaagagttcgggatgaatttggagtgtttagacaacacttaaatccgttttatcccaaaacaggcttaaaccgagaaaacaggctaaaacaaggAGAAagcattgatttgaagcagtaaacagctgtgttactctttctagggtcaaaatatgtaataatccaatgcatttgagtaattacaagaattcgggttgaatttggagtgtttagccaccacttNNNNNNNNNNNNNNNNNNNNNNNNNNNNNNNNNNNNNNNNNNNNNNNNNNNNNNNNNNNNNNNNNNNNNNNNNNNNNNNNNNNNNNNNNNNNNNNNNNNNNNNNNNNNNNNNNNNNNNNNNNNNNNNNNNNNNNNNNNNNNNNNNNNNNNNNNNNNNNNNNNNNNNNNNNNNNNNNNNNNNNNNNNNNNNNNNNNNNNNNNNNNNNNNNNNNNNNNNNNNNNNNNNNNNNNNNNNNNNNNNNNNNNNNNNNNNNNNNNNNNNNNNNNNNNNNNNNNNNNNNNNNNNNNNNNNNNNNNNNNNNNNNNNNNNNNNNNNNNNNNNNNNNNNNNNNNNNNNNNNNNNNNNNNNNNNNNNNNNNNNNNNNNNNNNNNNNNNNNNNNNNNNNNNNNNNNNNNNNNNNNNNNNNNNNNNNNNNNNNNNNNNNNNNNNNNNNNNNNNNNNNNNNNNNNNNNNNNNNNNNNNNNNNNNNNNNNNNNNNNNNNNNNNNNNNNNNNNNNNNNNNNNNNNNNNNNNNNNNNNNNNNNNNNNNNNNNNNNNNNNNNNNNNNNNNNNNNNNNNNNNNNNNNNNNNNNNNNNNNNNNNNNNNNNNNNNNNNNNNNNNNNNNNNNNNNNNNNNNNNNNNNNNNNNNNNNNNNNNNNNNNNNNNNNNNNNNNNNNNNNNNNNNNNNNNNNNNNNNNNNNNNNNNNNNNNNNNNNNNNNNNNNNNNNNNNNNNNNNNNNNNNNNNNNNNNNNNNNNNNNNNNNNNNNNNNNNNNNNNNNNNNNNNNNNNNNNNNNNNNNNNNNNNNNNNNNNNNNNNNNNNNNNNNNNNNNNNNNNNNNNNNNNNNNNNNNNNNNNNNNNNNNNNNNNNNNNNNNNNNNNN includes:
- the LOC109131600 gene encoding uncharacterized protein LOC109131600 gives rise to the protein MTPPPSSEDTVTPGKVLRLRKAIYGLKQSPRAWYHKLSSTLKANGFKKSESDHTLFTLQNDQGIVVVLIYVDDLIISGSNKEGIKTIKASLHNAFDIKDLGVLKYFLGIEVCRSPEGLFLSQRKYTLDLLKLTGKLGAKVVSTPLEPGYKVNRKGEKDDTPYHCPEQYRRLVGKLIYLTYTRPDISFAVNQVSQHMKEPTVYHCCMVDRIIKYLKGSPGQGIWMGKNSSTKKVGYCDADYGGDRNDRHSTIAFCTFIGGNLVTWKSKKQKVVSCSSAEAEYRAMKKLTNELTWLKALLKDFGIEQRTPIMFHCDNQAAIYIATNSVFHERTKHIEIDCHKTREKIEDGTILPCYTKSSDQLADIFTKAASPQVCEFIHGKLGLVDLTHP